The genomic stretch GCCTTGAAATGCTTGGAGAGCTTCAGCTCCTGTCCCTGATAATTCGAGACGCCGCCTTGGCCATAGAGAATCTTCGGCTCGGCGGCCATTCGCTCATAGACGAGCCGGCCGATGACCTGCCCGTCCTCTAAAATAAAGGGCACGTCATGGCTGCGCACTTCCAGCACGGCGCGGCTGCCGGGCAGGCCCTGCGCGCCATAGCCGAAGCCGGGGTCGAAAAAGCCGGCGTAATGCACGCGGAACTCGCCCATTGCGGGGTCGATGGCCATCATCTCCGCCGAAAGATGCGAGGGAATGCGGATGCGCTCACGCGAGGCGAGAATGTAGAACTCGTTCGGATCGAGGATGAGCTTGCCGCGACGCGGCGCGAGACGCTCCCAATAATCCTCTATGGCGTAATGGTCGACGCGATCGACATCGATCACATCCGTATGCTTTTGCGCGCGATAGCCCACGACGTCGCCGAGCCCGTCCAGCGCGACGCGCAGGATCACGCCGTCGCGCAGCGTCAGCTCGCCATCGGCGAGCGGCGCGCGCGAATGCTCGGCCGCGAGCGCGGCGTCGGAGAGCGTCGCTTCGCCGACGACCGCGCGTCGA from Methylosinus sp. C49 encodes the following:
- a CDS encoding 2'-deoxycytidine 5'-triphosphate deaminase; translated protein: MASAVHGVLSCEQIRELAASGAIVATLPIEEGQHQPASLDLRLGPTAYRVRASFLPGKRRSVEALLAELTYDEIDLRGAGAVLERGCVYVIPLLESLHLPEDISGVANPKSSTGRLDIFTRLITDDTEIFDHVAAGYRGRLYAEVSPRSFSVRARQGSRLDQLRLRRRAVVGEATLSDAALAAEHSRAPLADGELTLRDGVILRVALDGLGDVVGYRAQKHTDVIDVDRVDHYAIEDYWERLAPRRGKLILDPNEFYILASRERIRIPSHLSAEMMAIDPAMGEFRVHYAGFFDPGFGYGAQGLPGSRAVLEVRSHDVPFILEDGQVIGRLVYERMAAEPKILYGQGGVSNYQGQELKLSKHFKAP